Proteins encoded within one genomic window of Anastrepha ludens isolate Willacy chromosome 4, idAnaLude1.1, whole genome shotgun sequence:
- the LOC128860376 gene encoding uncharacterized protein LOC128860376 isoform X3 produces MKKINKRSCNNPSIKRFFSPQSSDIPRKKPRKTAEVSNGHTSKVNGVTSDAQDAENCVGEIEKENIPASTVSPSISQIKFNWNNFVQDPGDFSESRYPVTFNTFKTMTHSTTVAKCILLDIKSATGLDFTDDQLMLDRVLKNYYIQFYEKPQIRQMYKLEIKACPVFVKKKIMQIPKAGEEREHTTDIQKPNIEQSKKVDIVKSAPLEKVSKQKKPELAEAQSSKIQSIAIAQQSVQPMESKSPANKLYISMKTLTQSNFLLNHIKHHVQQVEKQQAILERIKSEILQQPKHNHAKRNDLVVQQMSVEELPSPQSQSAMITVTQRIQEAKDLFYREFNKNNTLPYALRFHKGLKRHIIEAILKMSFEEFKKYTRIYDAPEIYADDELLGGYYEYAIKEPKIWPLNLYIPLKYLFHFIKSKGVTFSEQNLEDVSPMLLHWHELSTRTNFDEIMRCDYYRCRGVKFNKLTNLDTYRKAFYEKCWQHNIWLRETPKVLNKLDKNQVMEKQTTLEAEFNEEIVEAQHSSESVTVPQVSNFDGGIAAQGVTNGDSSEPNQVSKAAEKVAENVIKVGNVESAMDVSSGSAEYEGEANANSDTANPRENVEALNINPVALPEHRLTGEVASHTTAAKITTTRQESVVKLEQNCVREESASLQAASTERIEEPKELNENVTDDSEVTAQPASATMAEEPRVLNLNAVTDDSEMIAQPASATINEEPRKLNQNVIADETVQLCASGAEKSTLLEVTTDSHQSDDTDGGQMLSQPRVQKAIELYFAEVEKSCTLPYLFRFHSGLKRRIIAAILNMSFAEFQQYTHVYDAPEIHKDLQLLNCCYEYTIKHPRVWPINLFVRVADLFQFLKSKSVILPEINLKYISPKLLHWQDLIAMTNYDYIVIWDYYRCTGKKINRSNTSLEPYRQKFYEKCWFYDKWIWNTPKFLSKVLSDVAIEERPSVAEEDNENTNFERSVVFHAVEREQETCTRNEVREPTFTAVTVAANSGHEMQAAVEGSAQEVVANNTRRCKTVDAAIQTSQGLLATYIRSELPIAVCDQAFVQIPIGPGIPCKDIKEEKLVPLNKLQFNLTQDEEHYECVQAPDEIVDLDTTFQSSQSQESTLLPLSNSENLDSNDANALVLCGPVDMGALHNWPLAAETNESQMPLRQDSNELHSQQNQLIAESTILLENESQSQEGTQKQHEQREQLEQSLSAEQCVQTIRTQPTEITQPSLEQLQAQLQNLCPLQEEQGHGKTAQQESITLITTKTSNERSSQPLQSEVSPEVEQKPKEQQKTIRNTSELLTQLAVQKTSQLEQKAMLKHVKQEKAKNSVQKKQNDIATVATRIIQPTSSRHQKQRSVAQQKQLTAEKCTQPEQQAAESRIQREPQTKEPEKDRQSETQSKQQPLLLAAHQNSNQQTVFQSTQHCVQQHMQQTQQDQEIEGQLEALLEERRCMQLLPHQQPPTQRQAAALPPEITSQHRDISQLPQPINDNLSVQKQLTAEDVEENVQTNAYNKIEIISQQLLRDSTAQQQLAPPQLFLQRTHTQVQEQFMLRPSGSATRNLPTNVPPLVKISNQPIQTCAAKTRTVKTAKSVAARKTTKHSEFVPQLTHVFQPLPVALNTKKAPSNATATAIISLPSTSSQSPSTLQQSQLTSAMGEQVISASSVTLPPLNTNSLVLTLPPPISSTSTNSSNSSYVYTLSGDSTFFNNSELLKVIEHYQLQRSQEQQQQQEQQQQQQQQLQLHQQQSQLLFGQSQIVHLPQPQFEQLQQVEQPQHHHQQVQLYQHSQIEQQQQQYLQKSTPMVLESNAPQQHQQYQVLPQPLNQPLVYQLLDVTQPNTQTVPSSSELMWWSPDVSF; encoded by the exons atgaaaaaaattaataaaagaagctGCAATAATCCTAgcataaaacgatttttttcaccACAGTCCTCAGACATACCGCGTAAAAAGCCACGCAAGACCGCGGAAGTTTCTAATGGACATACAAGTAAAGTCAATGGCGTCACTTCAGATGCACAAGATGCAGAAAATTGTGTTGGTGAAATTGAGAAGGAGAATATTCCTGCAAGCACAGT TTCTCCGAGCATatcacaaattaaatttaattggaaTAACTTTGTGCAGGATCCTGGCGATTTTAGCGAATCTCGCTACCCTGTTACTTTTAATACATTCAAAACAATGACCCACAGTACAACTGTCGCGAAATGTATACTATTGGACATAAAAAGTGCAACAGGTCTTGACTTCACAGACGATCAATTAATGCTGGAtcgtgttttaaaaaattattacatccaattttatgaaaaaccaCAAATTCGCCAGATGTATAAACTGGAAATAAAAGCCTGTCCggtttttgttaaaaagaaaataatgcaaataCCAAAGGCTGGAGAAGAAAGAG AACATACTACTGATATACAAAAGCCGAACATAGAACAAAGCAAAAAAGTGGACATTGTTAAATCTGCTCCGTTAGAGAAAGTGAGTAAGCAGAAAAAACCGGAGTTAGCTGAGGCACAATCTTCCAAAATCCAAAGCATTGCAATTGCACAGCAAAG CGTACAACCAATGGAATCCAAAAGTCCTGCAAATAAATTATACATTTCCATGAAAACTCTTACCCAGTCAAATTTTTTACTCAATCATATAAAGCACCATGTCCAACAAGTTGAAAAACAGCAAGCGATATTAGAACGAATTAAATCTGAGATTCTACAACAACCAAAGCATAATCATGCGAAACGAAATGATTTAGTTGTACAACAAATGTCTGTGGAAGAATTACCAAGCCCTCAAAGCCAATCAGCTATGATAACGGTAACGCAGCGTATACAGGAAgcaaaagatttattttatagaGAGTTTAATAAG AATAATACGCTTCCATATGCTCTACGTTTCCATAAAGGTCTCAAACGTCATATAATCGAAGCGATTCTTAAAATGTCATTCgaagaattcaaaaaatatacaagAATATATGATGCACCCGAAATTTACGCGGACGACGAATTATTAGGTGGTTATTACGAGTATGCGATTAAGGAACCTAAAATTTGGCCGCTAAATCTTTATATACCTCTAAAATACTTATTTCACTTCATCAAATCAAAGGGTGTTACATTCTCTGAACAAAATTTAGAAGACGTTTCGCCAATGCTCCTACATTGGCATGAACTGAGTACTAGaacaaattttgatgaaattatgCGCTGTGATTACTATCGTTGTAGGggtgtaaaatttaataaactcaCAAACCTAGACACTTATCGTAAAGCATTTTACGAGAAATGCTGGCAACACAACATTTGGTTGCGAGAGACACCCAAAGTATTGAACAAATTAGATAAGAATCAGGTGATGGAAAAGCAGACCACGCTGGAAGCTGAATTTAATGAAGAAATTGTAGAAGCTCAACATTCTAGTGAAAGCGTCACCGTACCGCAGGTGAGCAATTTTGATGGAGGCATAGCCGCACAGGGAGTGACCAATGGCGATAGCTCAGAACCAAATCAAGTAAGCAAAGCCGCTGAAAAAGTAGCTGAAAACGTAATAAAAGTTGGAAATGTTGAATCGGCTATGGATGTAAGTAGTGGCAGTGCTGAGTATGAAGGTGAAGCAAATGCTAATTCGGATACGGCAAATCCTAGAGAAAATGTAGAAGCGCTCAATATAAACCCAGTAGCACTCCCCGAACACAGACTGACTGGGGAAGTAGCTTCTCATACAACTGCTGCTAAAATAACCACAACTAGACAAGAGTCAGTCGTAAAACTAGAGCAAAATTGTGTGCGTGAAGAGTCTGCAAGTTTACAAGCAGCATCAACAGAAAGGATTGAGGAACCCAAAGAGCTTAATGAGAATGTTACAGATGACAGCGAAGTGACTGCACAGCCAGCATCAGCAACAATGGCTGAGGAACCCAGAGTGCTTAATCTGAATGCCGTTACAGACGACAGCGAAATGATTGCGCAGCCAGCATCAGCAACAATAAATGAGGAACCCAGAAAATTAAATCAGAATGTCATTGCTGACGAGACTGTACAACTATGTGCTTCCGGCGCTGAGAAA tcgACTTTATTGGAAGTAACTACAGACTCACATCAGAGTGACGACACGGACGGTGGACAAATGCTTTCACAGCCACGCGTGCAAAAAGCAATAGAGTTGTACTTTGCCGAAGttgaaaaa TCTTGCACGCTCCCGTATCTTTTTCGTTTTCACAGTGGTTTAAAGAGGCGTATAATTGCTGCCATTCTAAACATGTCCTTTGCAGAGTTCCAACAATATACGCATGTATACGATGCGCCAGAAATTCACAAGGATCTTCAACTTCTGAATTGTTGTTATGAATATACAATAAAGCATCCACGAGTTTGGCCTATTAATCTTTTTGTGCGCGTGGCTGATCTTTTTCAGTTTCTCAAATCAAAAAGCGTTATACTTccagaaattaatttaaagtatATTTCGCCAAAGCTACTACACTGGCAAGATCTAATTGCGATGACGAATTACGATTACATCGTTATTTGGGATTATTATCGATGTACTGGAAAGAAAATTAATAGGAGCAATACTTCTCTAGAACCATACCGtcagaaattttatgaaaaatgttgGTTTTATGATAAATGGATATGGAATACACCAAAATTCCTATCTAAAGTACTTAGCGATGTGGCGATCGAGGAAAGACCGTCAGTTGCAGAAGAAGATAACGAAAATACAAACTTCGAGAGATCAGTTGTTTTCCATGCTGTGGAGCGGGAGCAAGAAACGTGTACACGTAACGAAGTAAGAGAGCCAACGTTTACGGCGGTAACCGTGGCAGCAAATAGTGGGCACGAAATGCAAGCAGCTGTGGAGGGTAGTGCACAAGAGGTGGTAGCAAATAACACACGAAGGTGTAAAACTGTCGATGCGGCAATTCAAACATCAC agGGACTTCTCGCCACATATATACGTTCCGAATTGCCAATAGCTGTGTGTGACCAAGCATTTGTACAAATTC CTATCGGTCCGGGCATACCATGCAAAGATATTAAAGAAGAGAAACTTGTTCCGCTCAACAAACTTCAATTTAATCTAACTCAAGATGAGGAGCATTACGAATGTGTGCAAGCACCCGATGAAATAGTCGATTTAGACACCACGTTTCAATCTTCCCAATCGCAAGAGTCAACATTACTGCCCTTATCGAATTCAGAAAACTTAGATTCAAATGATGCCAATGCATTAGTGTTGTGTGGGCCAGTGGATATGGGCGCTTTGCATAACTGGCCACTGGCAGCTGAAACCAATGAAAGTCAAATGCCTTTGAGGCAAGACTCGAATGAGTTGCACTCGCAACAAAATCAATTGATAGCAGAAAGTACAATTCTTTTAGAAAATGAATCTCAGTCACAAGAAGGCACACAAAAGCAACATGAGCAACGTGAACAGCTAGAACAATCATTATCGGCAGAGCAATGCGTGCAAACGATACGAACGCAGCCAACAGAGATAACTCAACCATCTTTGGAACAGTTACAAGCACAACTACAGAATCTGTGCCCGTTGCAAGAAGAACAAGGACATGGAAAAACAGCACAACAAGAAAGTATTACtcttattacaacaaaaacatcaaaTGAAAGATCCAGCCAGCCACTTCAATCAGAAGTTTCGCCAGAAGTTGAGCAAAAGccgaaagaacaacaaaaaacaataaggaATACAAGTGAATTATTAACGCAATTGGCAGTACAGAAAACATCGCAATTAGAACAAAAAGCCATGCTGAAGCATGTAAAACAAGAGAAAGCGAAAAATTCagtacaaaaaaagcaaaacgacATTGCAACCGTAGCTACGCGAATAATTCAACCCACGTCGTCTCGCCATCAAAAGCAACGATCCGTGGCCCAACAAAAACAGCTGACAGCTGAAAAATGCACCCAACCAGAACAACAAGCGGCGGAATCTCGAATTCAGCGCGAACCCCAAACAAAAGAACCAGAGAAAGACAGGCAATCGGAAACACAATCAAAGCAACAACCACTTCTTCTAGCAGCGCATCAAAATTCAAATCAGCAAACAGTATTCCAGTCTACACAACACTGTGTACAGCAGCATATGCAACAGACTCAACAAGATCAAGAAATCGAAGGCCAACTGGAGGCCTTATTGGAAGAACGAAGGTGTATGCAGTTGTTGCCACACCAACAACCGCCGACACAGCGGCAAGCGGCGGCACTACCACCAGAAATAACATCGCAACACAGGGATATAAGTCAGTTGCCGCAGCCAATAAATGATAATCTATCAGTACAAAAACAACTGACAGCAGAAGATGTCGAGGAAAATGTGCAGACGAACGCCTATAATAAAATCGAAATCATCTCTCAACAGCTGTTACGAGATTCAACTGCGCAACAGCAACTCGCTCcacctcaactgtttcttcagcgtacacacacacaagttCAAGAACAATTTATGCTTAGACCTTCTGGCAGTGCGACAAGAAATTTGCCAACTAATGTACCACCTTTGGTCAAAATATCCAATCAACCGATACAAACTTGCGCTGCTAAAACGAGAACCGTCAAGACTGCAAAGTCCGTTGCGGCacgcaaaacaacaaaacacagCGAATTTGTGCCACAGCTCACACATGTTTTTCAACCACTTCCAGTTGCTTTAAATACAAAGAAGGCACCTTCCAACGCTACAGCCACAGCTATTATCAGTCTCCCCTCCACCAGCAGTCAAAGTCCAAGTACTTTGCAACAAAGTCAATTAACATCAGCTATGGGTGAACAGGTCATATCCGCAAGTAGTGTTACGTTGCCTCcattaaatacaaattctttGGTTTTAACGTTGCCACCGCCGATATCTTCCACCAGCACCAATAGTTCCAACTCATCATATGTCTATACGTTAAGTGGCGATAGTACGTTCTTCAATAACTCCGAGCTGTTAAAGGTGATTGAACATTACCAACTGCAGCGTAgtcaagaacaacaacaacaacaagagcagcagcagcagcaacaacaacagctgcaactacaccaacaacaatcCCAATTACTGTTTGGACAATCACAAATAGTTCACCTACCACAACCACAATTTGAACAGTTGCAGCAAGTGGAACAGCCGCAGCACCACCACCAACAAGTGCAATTGTATCAACACTCGCAgatagagcaacaacaacagcagtatCTTCAAAAGTCAACGCCAATGGTGCTAGAAAGCAATGCGCCACAGCAGCACCAGCAGTACCAAGTGCTACCTCAACCGCTGAATCAACCACTCGTATATCAGTTACTGGATGTGACACAG